Proteins from one Streptomyces sp. NBC_00390 genomic window:
- a CDS encoding integrin-like protein, with translation MHQRLRVALATATAAALTGGLITLSAPAAVAAPAKYADDFNGDGYRDLAIGMPGKSIVGKRGAGAVLVTFGSSSGLTSKRVFVSQNSSGIPGSAETEDSFGSSVTSGDLNEDGFADLLVAAEGEGVGEYSTRGSVTVLWGGANPFRTATTLGNSSSFDGQFYGSDIAVGDFVGDESLDVAVSDATGLWMYRGGIRPSSIPAPTEIPAPWDSARRIGSARLAAGDLNGKTKDELVVTGTSQADSKMQAVVYGDSVDEPGGFLDRGALPGGKTVAVGDLNGDGLDDVAIGLSPPDLDRGELADPSSKAGYVMVYYGDANASDGLGNTRHTYHQGTSGVPGSNESLDQFGEDLSIGDVTGDGRSELAIGVSYESLDGVFRAGDVLLLRGTSGGLTTTGAKRFSQNSPGIPGVAENADEFGGQVRLADFNNNGKAELAVSAPYENGGSGAIWQLRGTSTGLTTSGALDFGPADYGLAAGSGLGDALND, from the coding sequence ATGCATCAGCGCCTTCGTGTGGCTCTGGCCACGGCCACCGCCGCCGCGCTCACTGGTGGCCTTATCACGCTGTCTGCGCCTGCGGCGGTTGCTGCCCCTGCGAAGTACGCAGACGACTTCAACGGCGACGGATACCGGGACCTTGCGATCGGCATGCCCGGAAAGAGCATCGTCGGCAAACGCGGTGCGGGGGCTGTTCTGGTGACCTTCGGCTCCTCGTCCGGTCTGACCAGCAAGCGGGTGTTCGTCAGTCAGAACTCCTCCGGCATCCCCGGCAGCGCGGAAACCGAGGACTCTTTCGGGTCGAGCGTCACCAGTGGAGACCTCAACGAGGACGGCTTCGCCGACCTCCTCGTTGCGGCCGAAGGAGAAGGGGTGGGCGAGTACTCGACGCGGGGCAGCGTGACCGTCCTGTGGGGCGGGGCCAATCCCTTCCGCACGGCCACCACCCTGGGCAACAGCTCCTCGTTTGACGGCCAGTTCTATGGTTCGGACATCGCCGTCGGCGATTTCGTAGGCGACGAGTCCCTGGATGTGGCCGTTTCCGACGCCACGGGGCTCTGGATGTACCGAGGCGGGATCAGGCCCTCCTCCATCCCGGCCCCCACCGAGATCCCGGCGCCGTGGGACAGCGCCCGCCGGATCGGCTCCGCGAGGCTGGCCGCCGGTGACCTCAACGGCAAGACCAAGGACGAGCTGGTCGTGACGGGCACCAGCCAGGCCGACAGCAAGATGCAGGCCGTGGTCTACGGGGACAGCGTCGACGAGCCGGGCGGCTTCCTCGACCGCGGAGCGCTCCCGGGCGGCAAAACAGTGGCCGTGGGCGACCTCAACGGTGACGGCCTCGACGATGTGGCCATCGGCCTGTCCCCTCCGGATCTCGACCGCGGCGAACTTGCCGACCCCAGCAGCAAGGCCGGCTACGTGATGGTCTACTACGGCGACGCCAACGCGTCGGACGGGCTGGGCAACACCCGCCATACCTACCATCAGGGCACATCCGGCGTCCCGGGCAGCAATGAGAGCCTGGACCAGTTCGGGGAGGATCTCTCCATCGGTGATGTCACGGGTGACGGCCGTAGCGAACTCGCGATCGGCGTGTCCTACGAATCGCTGGACGGCGTCTTCCGCGCCGGCGACGTCCTGCTGCTGCGCGGAACCTCCGGCGGGCTGACGACCACCGGCGCCAAGCGCTTCTCCCAGAACTCCCCCGGGATACCCGGCGTCGCAGAGAACGCCGACGAATTCGGCGGCCAGGTGCGCCTCGCCGACTTCAACAACAACGGAAAGGCCGAACTGGCCGTCTCCGCTCCGTACGAAAACGGCGGCAGCGGCGCGATCTGGCAGCTGCGCGGTACGAGCACAGGCCTGACGACCAGCGGCGCTCTGGACTTCGGTCCCGCCGACTACGGTCTCGCCGCAGGCTCCGGCCTTGGTGATGCCCTGAACGACTGA
- a CDS encoding sensor histidine kinase, with amino-acid sequence MLRDDLRTLWTEPRPPDAPARVRRDWALLAAGLAGVALEATLRENVVWRPVAVVFAVWLCLLPLWRRTRPLAMVALAFGSVILLQVASLVAAPREPVGLYTGSVVLVLVYALPRWGSGREIVLGGAMILAAGALCSVTDETPVFENIVGFVFLLLPGVVGAAVRFRVTARERQLEQVRSREREQLARELHDTVAHHVSAMVIIAQAGRVLAGTDPSAAVEALEGVEEEGARTLEEMRAMVAALRDRGVGAELAPPAGVAELERLARTPGGRLRVDLGLDGELDALPPAVDAAVYRIVQESVTNALRHAVDATELVVRVAAERHTVRVSVRDNGRRTGRGRDGYGLTGLRERATLLGGTLRAGPGTDRGWHVEAELPRARSESGVHSRPRR; translated from the coding sequence GTGCTCCGAGACGACCTGCGAACCCTGTGGACCGAACCCCGGCCGCCCGACGCGCCCGCCCGGGTGCGGCGGGACTGGGCGCTGCTCGCCGCGGGCCTTGCCGGTGTGGCGCTGGAGGCCACCCTGCGCGAGAACGTCGTGTGGCGGCCGGTGGCGGTGGTGTTCGCCGTATGGCTGTGCCTGCTGCCCCTGTGGCGCCGGACCCGCCCGCTGGCGATGGTGGCGCTGGCGTTCGGCTCGGTGATCCTGCTTCAGGTGGCCTCGCTCGTCGCCGCACCGCGCGAGCCCGTCGGCCTGTACACCGGCTCGGTCGTGCTCGTGCTGGTGTACGCGCTGCCCCGGTGGGGATCGGGACGCGAGATCGTGCTGGGCGGCGCGATGATCCTCGCGGCCGGCGCGCTGTGTTCCGTCACGGACGAGACCCCGGTCTTCGAAAATATCGTGGGCTTCGTCTTCCTGCTGCTGCCCGGCGTGGTCGGGGCTGCCGTGCGGTTCCGGGTGACCGCTCGCGAGCGGCAGTTGGAGCAGGTGCGCTCCCGCGAGCGCGAGCAGCTCGCCCGGGAACTGCACGACACGGTGGCCCACCACGTGTCGGCCATGGTGATCATCGCCCAGGCGGGCCGGGTGCTCGCGGGCACCGACCCGTCCGCCGCCGTCGAGGCGCTGGAGGGGGTCGAGGAGGAAGGGGCGCGCACGCTGGAGGAAATGCGCGCCATGGTCGCCGCGCTGCGCGACCGCGGGGTCGGCGCCGAGCTGGCGCCCCCTGCCGGAGTCGCGGAGCTGGAGCGCCTGGCGCGCACCCCGGGTGGTCGCCTCAGGGTCGACCTGGGGCTCGACGGCGAACTGGACGCGCTGCCCCCGGCCGTGGACGCGGCCGTCTACCGGATCGTGCAGGAGTCGGTGACCAACGCGCTGCGCCATGCGGTCGACGCGACCGAGCTCGTCGTTCGGGTCGCCGCGGAACGGCACACGGTACGGGTGAGCGTGCGCGACAACGGCCGGCGCACCGGCCGGGGTCGCGACGGATACGGACTTACCGGACTGCGCGAGCGCGCGACTCTGCTCGGCGGCACACTACGAGCCGGCCCGGGTACCGACCGGGGCTGGCATGTCGAAGCCGAACTGCCGAGAGCGAGGAGCGAGAGCGGTGTCCATTCGCGTCCTCGTCGCTGA
- a CDS encoding IS5 family transposase produces MTDAEWAEVRSAMPVPAWLLKRGGRPEAYCHREILDAVRYLVDNGVKWTAMPVDFPYWRAVYDFFRRWRSYGYVRELHERLRRSARERSGRNAEPSAGVIDSQSVDASETVGEDSRGYDGGKSRDGRKRHILTDTEGLLLEVTVTTADVHDSKAAPALLETFMDQPGRLLKLVWVDSAYQGPALAKAFARHGVRTEVVRRSDGQRGFVVLARRWVVERTLSWLARSRRLNRDHERRPDHHTQMVWWAAVIRLSRRLAADAPRWPEKRPARLLRARA; encoded by the coding sequence ATGACGGATGCGGAGTGGGCCGAGGTCCGCTCGGCGATGCCGGTTCCGGCCTGGCTGCTGAAGCGGGGCGGGCGTCCGGAGGCGTACTGCCACCGCGAGATACTCGACGCGGTGCGCTACCTGGTCGACAACGGCGTGAAGTGGACGGCCATGCCGGTCGACTTCCCGTACTGGCGGGCGGTCTACGACTTCTTCCGCCGCTGGCGGTCCTACGGCTATGTGCGTGAACTGCACGAACGCCTGCGACGTTCGGCGAGGGAACGCTCGGGCCGCAACGCCGAGCCCAGTGCGGGAGTCATCGACAGTCAGTCGGTGGACGCCTCCGAGACCGTCGGCGAGGACAGCCGCGGATACGACGGCGGCAAGTCACGTGACGGCCGCAAGCGTCACATCCTGACCGACACCGAGGGCCTGCTCCTGGAGGTCACCGTGACCACGGCCGATGTGCACGACTCCAAGGCCGCCCCCGCACTACTGGAGACGTTCATGGACCAGCCCGGCCGGCTGCTGAAACTGGTGTGGGTCGACAGTGCCTACCAGGGTCCGGCGCTGGCCAAGGCGTTCGCCCGCCACGGAGTCCGGACCGAGGTCGTGCGCCGCTCCGACGGACAACGCGGATTCGTCGTCCTGGCCCGCAGGTGGGTCGTGGAGCGCACGCTGAGCTGGCTGGCCCGCTCACGCCGCCTCAACCGCGACCACGAACGCCGCCCCGACCACCACACCCAGATGGTGTGGTGGGCCGCCGTGATCAGGCTGTCCCGGCGCCTGGCCGCAGACGCTCCGCGCTGGCCGGAGAAACGCCCCGCCCGACTGCTGCGGGCACGGGCATGA
- a CDS encoding response regulator yields MSIRVLVADDQTIIRTGLRIMLNAQPGIEVVGEAADGREAVRLARELRPDVCLFDIRMPVLDGLEATRLVAGPGVADPLAVVVITTFDLDEYVYGSLRAGARGFLLKDTGPDLLAQAVRSASDGEALIAPSVTVRLLQAFADLPAGRPVAQPVSPVTAREEQVLLAVARGLTNTEIADALHISLSTVKTHLASLMAKLGARNRVEIAMWAYETRRILPGT; encoded by the coding sequence GTGTCCATTCGCGTCCTCGTCGCTGACGACCAGACGATCATCCGCACCGGGTTGCGGATCATGCTGAACGCCCAGCCCGGCATCGAGGTGGTCGGCGAGGCCGCCGACGGGCGGGAAGCGGTACGTCTGGCCCGCGAACTACGCCCCGACGTCTGCCTGTTCGACATCCGCATGCCCGTACTCGACGGGCTCGAGGCCACCCGGCTGGTCGCCGGCCCGGGCGTCGCCGACCCGCTGGCCGTGGTCGTCATCACCACGTTCGACCTCGACGAGTACGTCTACGGCTCACTGCGTGCCGGCGCCCGCGGATTCCTCCTCAAGGACACGGGACCGGACCTTCTGGCGCAGGCCGTACGGTCGGCGTCCGACGGTGAGGCGCTCATCGCACCGAGCGTCACCGTCCGTCTGCTCCAGGCATTCGCGGACCTGCCCGCCGGCCGGCCCGTGGCCCAGCCGGTCTCCCCCGTCACCGCCCGCGAGGAGCAGGTGCTCCTCGCCGTCGCTCGCGGGCTGACCAACACCGAGATCGCCGATGCACTGCACATCAGCCTCAGCACGGTGAAGACGCATCTGGCCAGCCTGATGGCCAAACTCGGCGCCCGCAACCGGGTCGAGATCGCGATGTGGGCCTACGAAACGCGCCGTATCCTCCCCGGAACCTGA
- a CDS encoding ATP-binding SpoIIE family protein phosphatase, translating into MDVENVKNACPAGASFDGLAAAVLDDRGAMVGWTGTAEDLTGFCAEEVYGRPVQDLVAGLPDDLRGAAQLPESGRVRLRHRSGSTIDVTFRTTKMEGSAKVLVLAAPTHHVADHEQGAALLRALSAQNRITIALHDTALTTVQTNATPDILDGRPVAPGTRLGDVLCAEDAENLEAVLRQVLESGVPVVRRKMQVSWRHDTARQHALSLSAFRLEDAQQRPTGVAALYIDSADDLRARRHLDLAREVAEQVGGSLDVVRTAQDLADVLVPAFGDLAAVDLAHCVFEGEEPSKQLGGGDMGNAALAPATAVWPAGITRGDPVPPYPDHPLLRSFRHGETLVFGLDDFIAMVGDPQVVEYLVPKDAHSVMVAPLHARGLTLGAITAWRCGRSGPFTEDEADLMTQIASRGALAIDNARRYTREHRAAVALQQRLLPPATTDTPAAETAGVYLPAGGGAGTSGDWYDAIALPSFRLALVAGDVVGHGIPASATMGRLRTAIQTLADLELEPDELLTRIADLVQRLAAEAPPGDHDDVGATCLYAVYDPVTRRCAIASAGHPPPVLVRPDGTTEVVAISPGPPLAIGGLPYETTTIDLEPGSVLALYTDGLIEHHDRDIDQGLRRLTDALAASCRPDRPLEETGRALLADLTDRAPRDDATLLLARTRAVPAKNTAHWEIPADPAAVPKAREWITRQLTTWGLPDLLFTTELIASELVTNAIRYGRAPAQLRLIHHNVLVCEVTDSSSTQPRLRRAHTTDEGGRGLFLVAQLAERWGCRHSHNRKTIWSEQPIKHPR; encoded by the coding sequence ATGGATGTAGAGAATGTCAAGAACGCCTGCCCGGCAGGCGCCTCCTTCGACGGTCTGGCAGCCGCCGTGCTCGACGATCGAGGCGCGATGGTGGGGTGGACCGGGACGGCAGAGGACCTGACGGGGTTTTGCGCCGAGGAGGTCTACGGCCGCCCCGTGCAGGACCTGGTGGCCGGCCTCCCGGACGACCTGCGCGGCGCCGCACAGCTGCCGGAATCCGGCCGGGTACGGCTGCGGCACCGCAGCGGCAGCACCATCGATGTCACTTTCCGGACCACGAAGATGGAGGGCTCGGCAAAGGTCCTCGTCCTGGCGGCACCCACCCACCACGTCGCCGACCACGAGCAGGGCGCAGCGCTCCTGCGCGCACTGTCCGCACAGAACCGGATCACGATCGCTCTGCACGACACGGCTCTCACCACTGTGCAGACCAACGCCACGCCGGACATTCTCGACGGCCGTCCAGTGGCGCCCGGCACTCGGCTGGGCGACGTGCTGTGTGCCGAGGACGCCGAGAACCTCGAGGCAGTACTGCGCCAGGTACTCGAGAGCGGTGTCCCGGTGGTCCGCAGAAAAATGCAGGTGAGCTGGCGGCACGACACGGCGCGGCAGCACGCGCTGTCCCTGTCCGCCTTCCGTCTGGAGGACGCGCAGCAACGCCCCACGGGGGTCGCAGCCCTGTACATCGACAGCGCCGACGATCTGCGTGCCCGCCGTCATCTGGATCTCGCCCGCGAGGTGGCCGAGCAGGTGGGAGGATCCCTGGATGTCGTGCGCACCGCGCAGGACCTTGCGGACGTTCTCGTACCCGCGTTCGGGGATCTCGCCGCAGTCGACCTTGCGCACTGCGTTTTCGAGGGGGAAGAACCCTCGAAACAGCTGGGCGGCGGAGACATGGGCAACGCGGCCCTTGCGCCGGCCACCGCAGTGTGGCCGGCCGGCATCACGCGCGGCGACCCCGTCCCACCCTATCCCGACCACCCCCTGCTGCGCAGCTTCCGACACGGCGAGACACTCGTCTTCGGCCTTGACGACTTCATCGCCATGGTCGGCGACCCGCAGGTGGTCGAGTATCTCGTCCCGAAGGACGCCCATTCGGTGATGGTGGCACCGTTGCATGCCCGCGGGCTCACGCTCGGCGCCATAACGGCCTGGCGCTGCGGCCGGTCCGGCCCCTTCACCGAGGACGAGGCGGATCTCATGACGCAGATCGCCTCACGGGGTGCGCTCGCCATCGACAACGCCCGCCGTTACACGCGCGAGCACAGGGCGGCCGTGGCTCTGCAGCAGCGCCTCCTTCCCCCGGCCACGACCGACACCCCGGCAGCCGAGACCGCCGGCGTCTACCTGCCCGCAGGCGGCGGAGCGGGCACCAGCGGCGACTGGTACGACGCCATTGCCCTGCCCTCCTTCCGGCTGGCTCTTGTCGCCGGAGACGTCGTCGGCCATGGCATACCCGCAAGCGCCACCATGGGCCGCCTGCGCACCGCCATCCAGACGCTCGCCGACCTGGAACTGGAGCCGGACGAGCTGCTCACCCGGATCGCGGACCTGGTCCAGCGCCTCGCGGCCGAAGCACCGCCCGGCGACCACGACGACGTCGGCGCCACCTGCCTGTACGCGGTCTACGACCCGGTCACCAGGCGATGCGCCATAGCCAGTGCCGGCCACCCGCCACCCGTCCTGGTCCGGCCCGACGGGACCACCGAAGTCGTCGCGATCTCCCCGGGACCACCACTCGCCATCGGCGGCCTGCCGTACGAGACCACCACGATCGACCTCGAGCCGGGCAGCGTCCTCGCCCTCTACACCGACGGCCTCATCGAACACCACGACCGCGACATCGACCAAGGCCTACGGCGCCTGACGGACGCCCTCGCCGCGTCCTGCCGTCCCGATCGCCCTCTGGAGGAAACCGGCCGGGCTCTCCTCGCCGACCTGACAGACCGGGCGCCGCGCGACGACGCAACGCTGCTCCTGGCCCGCACCCGCGCCGTCCCGGCAAAGAACACCGCTCACTGGGAAATCCCGGCCGACCCTGCCGCCGTCCCCAAGGCCCGGGAATGGATAACCCGCCAACTCACCACGTGGGGGCTGCCAGACCTCCTCTTCACCACCGAACTCATCGCCAGCGAACTGGTCACCAACGCCATCCGCTACGGTCGTGCACCGGCGCAGCTGCGGCTCATCCACCACAACGTCCTGGTGTGCGAGGTCACCGACTCCAGCAGCACCCAACCCCGACTACGGCGCGCCCACACCACCGACGAAGGAGGACGCGGCCTGTTCCTCGTCGCCCAACTCGCCGAACGCTGGGGCTGCCGCCACAGCCACAACCGCAAGACCATCTGGTCCGAACAACCCATCAAGCACCCCCGCTGA
- a CDS encoding SpoIIE family protein phosphatase, with translation MTKTDHAPLAEAVSPRETPDAAIAMLDAEGTVVGWTHAAEHLVGYPAEEVVGRSAAHVLPPAQDAPSASAFAEQCRDQEGWSGTVTVRHRDGHAIKMTLRISLLRGPDAGTRWLVSVTDIGTLSSGASSNGAVRDSLLAHAPVGISVYDPQLRCTWVNDVMERHDGTPRERRFGRRLHDSLPALEAEALEAVMRQVLESGTTMVHEYRAWSSADRRREHAFSASFFCLQDADGSALAVCSMSVDVTGNRRARERLAILSEAGTRIGSTLEVMRTGQELADLAVPLLADHALVDLVESVPFGMDPSAGTGKASGRPHLMRRAGLASIDLGLLELPWVREEVIHPFPDSLFDTALRTGRSYLEPVLDTYSGPWVNHDPVRTQKVRASGVHSLMVVPIRARRCVLGLALFGRSEEPTPFQEDDLLLAEELVTRAALSLDNALQYARQRTAALTLQRDLLPHHVGGGAAVDVASRYVPADMDHGVGGDWFDVIKLSGARVALVVGDVVGHGINAAATMGRLRTAVRTLADMELPPHELLTHLDDTVRRLSEEDADAADETPAVVGATCLYAVYDPVTRRCTMARAGHPPPAVIDPQGRITFPDMPAGAPLGLGLGLVPFESVELELPEGTLLALYTDGLVESRDDDIDVGLDRLGAVLAQTGSSLEDLCSQVIDTLATQAPADDVTLLLARTRGLEPAQVASWELPHEPSAVRVARQAAARQLSEWGLEHLVTSVRLIVSELVTNAVRHGGGPIRLRLIQHQVLTCEVSDSSTSHPRPRHPHLTDENGRGLFLVAQLSRRWGSRSGANGKVVWAEQDLPSTAVAV, from the coding sequence ATGACGAAGACCGACCACGCGCCCCTCGCCGAGGCGGTGAGCCCCCGAGAGACACCCGATGCGGCCATAGCGATGCTCGATGCGGAGGGGACCGTGGTGGGGTGGACGCACGCCGCTGAGCATCTGGTCGGGTACCCGGCCGAAGAAGTGGTGGGCCGGTCCGCCGCACACGTGCTGCCGCCCGCACAGGACGCCCCGAGTGCTTCGGCGTTCGCCGAGCAGTGCCGTGACCAAGAGGGCTGGTCCGGCACCGTGACGGTCCGCCACCGCGACGGCCACGCCATCAAAATGACGCTGCGGATCTCGCTGCTGCGGGGCCCGGACGCCGGCACCCGGTGGCTGGTGTCCGTCACCGACATAGGCACCCTGTCCTCGGGGGCGTCGTCCAACGGAGCTGTGCGGGACTCGCTCCTGGCCCACGCACCGGTCGGCATCTCCGTCTATGACCCGCAGCTGCGCTGTACGTGGGTCAACGACGTCATGGAGCGCCACGACGGCACCCCTCGTGAGCGACGGTTCGGACGCCGCCTGCATGACTCGCTGCCCGCCCTCGAGGCCGAAGCACTCGAGGCGGTGATGCGGCAGGTGCTGGAGAGCGGCACCACCATGGTCCACGAGTACCGGGCGTGGTCGTCGGCGGACCGGCGCCGGGAGCACGCGTTCTCGGCCTCGTTCTTCTGCCTCCAGGACGCGGACGGCTCGGCGCTGGCAGTGTGCTCCATGAGCGTGGACGTCACCGGCAACCGGCGGGCGCGCGAGCGCCTTGCCATCCTCAGCGAGGCCGGCACGCGCATCGGCAGCACCCTCGAGGTCATGCGGACCGGGCAGGAACTGGCCGACCTTGCCGTGCCCCTGCTGGCCGACCACGCACTCGTGGACCTGGTGGAGTCGGTCCCGTTCGGCATGGACCCCTCGGCGGGGACCGGCAAGGCGAGCGGCCGCCCCCATCTGATGCGCCGTGCCGGTCTGGCCTCCATCGACCTGGGCCTCCTGGAGTTGCCGTGGGTGCGCGAAGAGGTGATCCACCCCTTCCCGGACTCGCTGTTCGACACCGCCCTGCGCACCGGCAGGTCCTATCTGGAACCGGTGCTGGACACCTATTCAGGCCCCTGGGTCAACCACGACCCGGTGCGGACGCAGAAGGTCCGTGCCTCCGGCGTCCACTCCTTGATGGTCGTACCCATCCGTGCGCGGCGCTGTGTGCTGGGACTGGCACTGTTCGGCCGCTCCGAGGAGCCGACGCCGTTCCAGGAGGACGACCTCCTCCTCGCCGAGGAGCTCGTCACCCGGGCCGCGCTCAGCCTGGACAACGCTCTCCAGTACGCGCGCCAACGCACCGCGGCCCTGACGCTCCAACGCGACCTGCTCCCCCACCATGTGGGAGGCGGCGCCGCCGTCGATGTGGCCTCGCGCTACGTGCCGGCTGACATGGACCACGGGGTGGGGGGCGACTGGTTCGACGTGATCAAGCTGTCCGGCGCCCGGGTGGCCCTCGTCGTCGGAGATGTGGTCGGACACGGCATCAACGCCGCGGCGACGATGGGCCGGTTGCGCACCGCTGTCCGCACGCTCGCGGACATGGAACTGCCTCCCCACGAACTGCTGACGCACCTCGATGACACGGTCAGACGGCTGAGCGAGGAAGATGCCGACGCTGCGGACGAGACCCCGGCGGTGGTGGGCGCCACCTGTCTGTATGCCGTCTACGACCCGGTCACCCGACGGTGCACGATGGCGCGGGCCGGGCATCCCCCGCCCGCGGTCATCGACCCGCAGGGCCGTATCACTTTCCCCGACATGCCCGCCGGGGCCCCGCTCGGCCTCGGCCTCGGCCTGGTCCCCTTCGAGTCCGTGGAACTGGAACTGCCCGAGGGAACTCTGCTCGCGCTCTACACCGACGGTCTGGTCGAGTCCCGCGACGACGACATCGACGTGGGCCTGGACCGCCTGGGCGCCGTCCTGGCACAGACCGGTTCGTCCCTGGAAGACCTGTGCTCCCAGGTGATCGACACCTTGGCGACCCAGGCCCCGGCCGACGATGTCACCTTGCTCCTTGCGCGCACTCGCGGACTCGAACCGGCCCAGGTCGCCTCCTGGGAACTGCCGCACGAGCCGTCCGCCGTCCGCGTCGCCCGGCAGGCAGCCGCCCGTCAGCTCAGCGAATGGGGGCTTGAGCATCTGGTGACCAGCGTGAGGCTGATCGTCAGTGAACTGGTCACCAACGCCGTCCGCCACGGCGGCGGGCCCATCCGCCTACGGCTCATCCAGCACCAGGTCCTGACCTGCGAAGTCTCCGACAGCAGCACCAGCCACCCACGCCCCCGTCATCCCCACCTCACCGACGAGAACGGCCGCGGTCTCTTCCTCGTCGCTCAGCTGTCCCGCAGGTGGGGCTCCCGCTCCGGGGCCAACGGCAAGGTCGTCTGGGCCGAACAAGACCTGCCCTCCACAGCCGTTGCGGTGTGA
- a CDS encoding TetR/AcrR family transcriptional regulator, with the protein MPMPAPRRNRFERRRAETRHALVCAARQILAESGGTSASIHAIAERADVGLGSFYNHFTGKPDLFDAAVADALEEYAQAVDERLHGLDDPAERLAGGVRLSARMAGSYPEIMQILCHSELGRICAGDGLAPRAKRDVEQGMAAGRFTVVDPVIALTALNGSLLALLELWCSRPEADSGQVAGIMAEMILHMLGLSPDEARDLARRSLPAAA; encoded by the coding sequence ATGCCGATGCCGGCCCCACGCAGGAACCGATTCGAACGCCGCCGTGCCGAGACCCGCCATGCACTCGTCTGCGCCGCGCGGCAGATCCTGGCCGAGTCCGGTGGCACCAGCGCCAGCATTCATGCCATCGCGGAGCGCGCGGACGTGGGCCTCGGCTCCTTCTACAACCACTTCACGGGCAAGCCGGACCTGTTCGACGCGGCCGTGGCCGATGCGCTGGAGGAGTACGCCCAGGCCGTCGACGAACGCCTGCACGGCCTCGATGATCCCGCCGAGCGCCTCGCCGGGGGCGTGCGGCTCAGCGCGCGCATGGCCGGGTCGTACCCGGAGATCATGCAGATCCTGTGCCACAGCGAGCTCGGTCGGATATGCGCCGGCGACGGGCTGGCTCCGCGCGCGAAGCGCGACGTCGAGCAGGGCATGGCCGCAGGCCGGTTCACCGTGGTCGACCCGGTGATCGCCCTGACCGCGCTGAACGGCAGCCTGCTGGCGCTCCTGGAGCTGTGGTGCAGCCGGCCCGAGGCCGACAGTGGCCAGGTCGCAGGCATCATGGCCGAGATGATCCTGCACATGCTCGGCCTCTCCCCGGATGAGGCCCGTGACCTTGCCCGGCGGTCCCTTCCTGCTGCAGCGTGA
- a CDS encoding FG-GAP repeat domain-containing protein, with translation MLSSLPRPRTGRGRLAAAIGGGLVVIAGGTWLLLVTGPQPGDHAPMAICAADGFTLRADVDADGHLDEINEGTSSVVFRRDDHRTAVRVDDARGFWQKLRGASKEDMSTRGAFGDFDGDGYLDLAVFYSQRDEGDSTRDNMVVHEVHYGPLARDLSSDRIGTIRIGSSSFVYEARAIDTNHDGRAELEVFQSGGDGSVSRYLGRQDRGGVSVSREDTDAYGVADRPYREPDALGYGACEDR, from the coding sequence GTGCTTTCGTCGCTGCCGCGACCGCGTACGGGTCGCGGCAGGCTGGCCGCCGCCATCGGAGGCGGTCTCGTCGTGATCGCCGGTGGTACGTGGCTTCTGCTGGTCACCGGGCCCCAACCCGGCGACCACGCCCCCATGGCCATATGCGCCGCCGACGGCTTTACCCTGCGCGCCGACGTAGACGCGGACGGGCACCTGGACGAGATCAACGAGGGCACCAGCTCAGTGGTCTTCCGAAGAGACGATCACCGGACCGCTGTCAGAGTCGACGATGCCCGCGGGTTTTGGCAGAAGCTGCGCGGCGCATCGAAGGAGGACATGTCGACGCGGGGAGCCTTCGGCGACTTCGACGGCGACGGATACCTCGACTTGGCCGTCTTCTACAGTCAGCGCGACGAGGGCGACTCAACGCGGGACAACATGGTGGTGCATGAGGTGCATTACGGGCCTCTCGCCCGCGACCTGAGCAGCGACCGGATCGGCACCATCCGTATTGGGTCATCGTCGTTCGTGTACGAAGCACGGGCCATCGACACCAATCACGACGGCCGTGCCGAGCTGGAGGTCTTCCAGTCGGGCGGGGACGGCTCCGTCTCCCGCTACCTCGGCCGGCAGGACAGGGGCGGCGTGTCCGTGAGCCGTGAGGACACCGACGCCTACGGGGTGGCGGACCGGCCCTACCGCGAGCCCGACGCCCTCGGCTACGGCGCCTGCGAAGATCGCTAG
- a CDS encoding alcohol dehydrogenase catalytic domain-containing protein — MPEPGPGQVLVKVGGAGACHSDLHIMEASGPPPGFATELPFTLGHENAGWVERLGPGVTGFAPGDPVMVYGPWGCGACANWLRCTHGCGGDRAAVGSVLAPGIMSGLRAHGVPVATRPSRRAGVPGPPSSGHAALAVVAAQRARRASPAARWLLCGRPAEALRCAAW; from the coding sequence GTGCCCGAGCCCGGGCCGGGGCAGGTCCTGGTGAAGGTCGGGGGTGCCGGTGCGTGCCACTCGGATCTGCACATCATGGAGGCATCCGGACCCCCACCCGGTTTCGCCACGGAGCTGCCCTTCACGCTCGGCCATGAGAATGCGGGATGGGTGGAGAGATTGGGACCGGGTGTCACGGGGTTCGCGCCCGGAGACCCTGTGATGGTCTATGGCCCCTGGGGGTGTGGGGCGTGCGCCAACTGGCTGCGGTGCACGCACGGTTGTGGGGGCGACCGGGCCGCCGTAGGGAGTGTTCTCGCACCGGGCATCATGTCGGGCCTTCGCGCTCACGGCGTTCCAGTCGCCACCCGCCCGTCCCGACGGGCGGGTGTCCCGGGCCCACCGTCTTCTGGCCACGCGGCGCTTGCGGTCGTCGCGGCGCAGCGAGCCCGACGCGCATCGCCGGCGGCACGGTGGCTGCTGTGCGGCAGGCCTGCGGAGGCTCTTCGCTGCGCGGCATGGTGA